AACGAGCGCTATGCGCGCAGCGATTCGTCGGTGGCGGGACAGATCCTGAAGATCGTTGCGGCCCGACCCGACGCGGTGTTCGCGGGCAACTCGGGCACGCCCGGCGCGCTGCCCTACATCGCGCTCGCCGAGCGCGGCTACAAGGGAAAGATCTACGGCACACACGGGCTCATCAACGCCGACTTCGTGCGCGTGGGCGGCGCTTCGATCGAGGGCCTGCAGGTGCCCAGCGGCCCTGTGCTGGTGGCCGACCAGTTGCCCGACAGCAACCCCATCAAGAAGGTGTCGATGGGCTTTCGCAACGCCTACCAGAAGGTGAACGGCGCGGTGCCGACGGATGCCTTCTCTTCGTACACCTACGACGCCTACCTGCTGCTGGCTGACGCCGCCTCGCGCACCAAGGGCGAGCCCGGCACGCCGCAGTACCGCACCGCGCTGCGCGACGCCATCGTGAGCACGAAGGAGCTGGTGGGTACACACGGCATCTACAGCTTCAAGCCCGACGATCGCTACGGTTCCGACCAGCGTGGCGTGGTGATCGTGCAGATGAACAAGGGCCAGTGGAAGCTGGTCCCCTGAAAGAAACCTGAGCGCCCGCCGATGACCAGCTACCGCCATCATCCCGACCGCATCGCCGCCCTGGTGCAGGACGACCGCGTGCACCGCGACCTGTACCTGAGCGAGGAGATCTTCGCGCTCGAACAGGAGCGCCTGTTCGCCAACACCTGGGTCTTTCTCGGCCATGCGAGCCAGGTGCCGGAGGCGGGCGACTTCGTGACGCAGGAGGTCGCGGGCCGGCCGCTCCTGATGGTGCGGCAGCCCGATGGCGCGGTGCATGTCATGTACAACCGCTGCGCCCACAAGGGCACGCAGCTGGTGACGGACGAGAGCGGCAACACCGGCCGCTTCTTCCGCTGCCCGTACCACGCGTGGACCTACAAGCTCGACGGCGCACCGCTCGGCCTGCCGCTGAAGAACGGCTACGAGGGCACGCGGCTCAAGGCCTGCGAATCGGGGCAGGGACTGTCGGTGGTGAAGCACGTGAAGGTCTACCGCGACTTCGTGTTCGTGCGCCTCGCCGATACCGGCCCCTCGTTCGAGGACTACTTCGGCGAGGTGCTCGGCGCCATCGACAACATGGTCGACCGCTCGCCCGAAGGCAAGCTCACCGTGGGCGGCGGCGTGCTGCGCAACATCGTCCATTGCAACTGGAAGATGTACCTGGAGAACATCAACGACACGGTGCACCCGATGTCGACGCACGAGTCGGCCACCAAGGCGGCCGAGGCGCTGTGGGAAGGCCACGCGCCTTCTGACCCCAAGCCGATGGCGATGGAGCAGATCCTGCCCTTCGGTTCGGGCTACGAGTTCTTCGACCGGATGGGCGGGCGGGTGTTCGCCAACGGGCACAGCGTGCTCGGGGTGAACTTCAGCATCCATTCCAACTATGCGCAGCTGCCCGAGTACAAAGCCGCGATGCAGGCGGCGCACGGGGCCGAGCGGGCGGCCGACATCCTGCAGCGCTCGCCGCAGAACTCGGTCTTCTATCCGAGCCTTTCCGTGAAGGGCTCGCCGCAGGCCATCCGCGTGATCCGCCCGCTCGCCGCCGACCGCACGCTGATCGAGGCCTGGAGCTTCCGCGCGGCCGGCGCACCCGCGCTGCTGTTCGAGCGCGCGATGAGCTACAACCGGCTCGTGTTCTCGCCGATGTCGGTGGTGGCGCACGACGACGTGCACCTGTTCGAGAGCATCCAGCAGGGCCTGCGCGCCGGCGGCAATGAATGGGTGAGCCTGCACCGCAACTTCGATGCGGCCGAACTCGCGCAATCGACCATCACCACCAATGGCACGAACGAGCTGCTCATGCGCAACCAGTTCCGCGCCTGGGCGAAGGCGATGGCAGCGGAGGCCGCGGCATGAACGACCCACGCGATTTCGTCGCCCACGAGGCCGCGCTGCTGGACGAGCGGCGCTTCGATGACTGGCTGGCGCTCTTCGCTGAGGACGGCCACTACTGGGTGCCGCTGCGCGGCGCAGCGCAGGCCGATCCGTTCTCGCACAACTCGCTGGCCT
This region of Variovorax sp. RKNM96 genomic DNA includes:
- a CDS encoding aromatic ring-hydroxylating dioxygenase subunit alpha, whose amino-acid sequence is MTSYRHHPDRIAALVQDDRVHRDLYLSEEIFALEQERLFANTWVFLGHASQVPEAGDFVTQEVAGRPLLMVRQPDGAVHVMYNRCAHKGTQLVTDESGNTGRFFRCPYHAWTYKLDGAPLGLPLKNGYEGTRLKACESGQGLSVVKHVKVYRDFVFVRLADTGPSFEDYFGEVLGAIDNMVDRSPEGKLTVGGGVLRNIVHCNWKMYLENINDTVHPMSTHESATKAAEALWEGHAPSDPKPMAMEQILPFGSGYEFFDRMGGRVFANGHSVLGVNFSIHSNYAQLPEYKAAMQAAHGAERAADILQRSPQNSVFYPSLSVKGSPQAIRVIRPLAADRTLIEAWSFRAAGAPALLFERAMSYNRLVFSPMSVVAHDDVHLFESIQQGLRAGGNEWVSLHRNFDAAELAQSTITTNGTNELLMRNQFRAWAKAMAAEAAA
- a CDS encoding ABC transporter substrate-binding protein, which gives rise to MKKNLARILGLTAVALAAAQAMAADLKIGFISSLSGPVAALGVPYEKGIRAAIAEHPEIGGRKVQLIVLDDASDPTTAGRNARKLVTEDKVDVLIGTSGVPGAMAIASVARELNTPLISPTPVTIAGPEGAWTVTVSQPFPLMVAGVVDRMQKSGVKTVAFIGFSDALGDLAYDSLVKSAATAGIKVVANERYARSDSSVAGQILKIVAARPDAVFAGNSGTPGALPYIALAERGYKGKIYGTHGLINADFVRVGGASIEGLQVPSGPVLVADQLPDSNPIKKVSMGFRNAYQKVNGAVPTDAFSSYTYDAYLLLADAASRTKGEPGTPQYRTALRDAIVSTKELVGTHGIYSFKPDDRYGSDQRGVVIVQMNKGQWKLVP